The DNA region GCCATTCTCTTTTTCAAAGCCATTGGGTGCAATTTTTCAGATTTAACATCAGATTTTAATTGCTCAACTTTATTAGCAGGATATTCAAGAAGCAGAGAAAAATAACGCCACATAAGCTCATCAGATATCGACATCAATTTGCCATATGCATTTGAGGGATCTTCAGTTAAACCAACATAGTTGCCATAACTTTTTGACATTTTCAGCTTGCCATCAAGACCTTCCAAAATTGGCATAGTCATAATGATTTGAGCTTCTTGTTCATACTGCTCTTGCAAAAAACGACCAAATAATAAATTGAAAGTTTGATCCGTTCCACCAAGTTCTACATCTGCTTGCAAATGCACAGAGTCATATGCCTGTATCATAGGATAAAACAGTTCATGGAAACCAATGGGTGCATTTTCGGATAATCTTTTTTGGAAATCTTCACGCTCGATAAGTCTTGCAAGTGTTACTTTGCCTGCAATTTTTATAAAATCCTCAAAACTGAATTTCGACATCCACTCTGAATTGAAAACAATCTTCATTTTTTTTAGATCAAGCACTTTACCAACTTGGTTTAAATATGTTTTTGCATTTTCAGCAATTTGTTCATTTGAAAGCGGTGGACGTGTTTTGGATTTACCTGTTGGATCACCGATCTTGGCTGTAAAATCACCAATAATAAAAATAATCTCATGTCCCAAATCTTGAAATTGTCGCATCTTGCGCAAAACAATCGCATGACCAAGATGCAAATCTGGAGCCGTAGGATCTGCTCCGAATTTAATTTTTAATTTTTTGCCAGATTTCAATTTTTTCTCAAAATCTTCTCTTGGTAAAACCTGCTGACACCCTTTGGTCAAAGTTTGTAAAAGTTCGTTTAAATTATTCATTACAAAATCCAAATTTTAAAAAACTAAGTGAAATAAAAAGCTGCTAATAAAATTCATAAGATATAAATAAATTCCCAAACTGTACGGAATAGTTAAAAGAATCATCAATATCAAATATCCATAAGGTTGCAAAAACCAATAAAACTGTGCAATCGGTTCTGGAAAATAAGATGTGATTATATTGCTACCATCAAGCGCTGGAATCGGTAACATGTTCAAAACAAAAAGCATAACATTAATAGAAAAAGCATATTGTAATAAGTCCGTTAGCGTCATGACTAAAGCTTCATTTGAAATACCTAAAATCGGTAAATATTTTAAAATAAATAATGACAAAATTGCTAAGACTAAATTTGAGAATGGACCAACAAGCGCAATAACTACCGAATTAAACCTTGGATTGCGAAGATTAAACGGATTATATCTAACAGGTTTTGCCCACCCTATTCCAAAAACAAACAATGCGAAAAAACCCAAAATATCAAAGTGTGCAAGCGGGTTCAAAGTCAATCTACCATCAAGAGTTGGCAAATCGTCACCATACAAAGTCGCGGCAAGTGCATGACAATATTCATGAACCGCTGCGGAAAATAAAAAAACAATTGTACTATAAATAAAAACTGCAATTTGTTGATGTGTAAAATAATCCATTATTTCCTCAATAAAATTTAAAAACCAAAACCTACGGAAAATATTAAAAAAGTTTGCAAACAAGGTCAAATTTAAAAATCGACCAAATCATGTTCAATAAAAATTATACTCTTTATATTTTTGTATTAAACTTGAATATTAGTTGAACAAAAATTAATATGCAAAAATCAACAATCACAATAAAAAAGGAGTTTTTTATGTCAAATAAAAAAAGGACAGGTTTTGATAATTCAAACGCACCGAAGAGTACGGTGATGGAGAAAAAATACAAACTTTGGGAATTACTTCTTCCTCCGAGCATTCTTTCCATTTTAACTACAATATTTTATTGGCCTTCTCTAAAATATCCATTTCAATTCGACGACATCGCACACATAACAAAAAACTTTTCAATCCGTCAGTATACATCATGGAGTATTGCATCTTTATTTCATCCACGATGGTTTGCAGATTGGTTAAATAAAATAAATTATAAAATGGGCGAATTCAATCCATTTCCTTTTAGATGCACAAATTTAATGATTCACATTTTATCAGGCATAGCATTATTCACAGTCATATATTTACTTCTTTCTAGACTTAAAAAAAATGAATTCTTACAAAAAAATTCATTAATAATTGCATCCATCACAACTGCTCTATTTTTACTACATCCCGTTCAAACACAACTTGTATCTTATGTGATACAAGCAAGACTCGAAGGCCTTGCAACATTATTCGTTCTATTATCAATGTTAACAATTATATTAATAGCAAGATCTACAAATACAGGCGCAAAAATACTACTTTCAATATTGCTAATATTTTTTAGTTTAATATCTTGCAGCACCAAAGAAATAGTAATCATCGCACCATTTCTCGCATTAACACTTGATTGGTTTTTGATAGCAGAACAGTCCTGGGAAGATTTCAAAACAAGAATTTGGCTTCATGTTTTATTTAGCGTTCTGGTTTTCGGTTCATATTTGTATTACCAAAATGTCCAATGGTTTGTACAAATATTTAGCCTAAAATTAACAGCTTCCAATAATCGTGGTAACATTTTGACTCAATCTGCAACTCAAATGATCACACCAATGCATTATTTAATTTCTGAATTTAAAGTAATTTTGCATTATCTATTTATTTTCATTTGGCCATTTGGAATCAGCGTTGAATATGACTGGAAACTTGCTAGTGGATTCTTTGCAATGGATTCATTTTTTCCATTTTTAGCCCTAGCAGCAATTGGATTTACAGTTATCAAACTTGCACTAAAAAAACAATTTGAATATTTAACATTCGGTTTAATTTGGTTTTTTATCACAATCGCCCCACGCTCAAGCATCATCCCATCCGCAGAATTAATTTGTGATTACAAAACATATCTTGCATCTGTTGGCTGGTTGTTAATTTTTGCAGTTGTTATAACTAAAGGTATAAATTATCTTTACGAAAAAATTAGTATCAATCCAAATTTTGCAACCATCCTTGCAAAAACTACGCTTTCAAAAGAACAAAACAAAATAATTTTAGCATTTTTAATACTTCTTCCGTTGGGAATATTTACAATTTCAAGAAATAAAGTTTGGTCATCGAGTGAAGCATTTTGGGAAGATATAACAATCAAAGCTCCGCTAAAAGCACGCGGATGGAATAACCTTGGAGTTGCAAAAGGAGAAGGTGGCAAATGGGATGCTGCTATCGTATGTTATAAAGAAGCTATCAGGCTAGACGGAATGTATGCAGATCCATGGTCAAACTTAGCAGTTGCATACTCAACCAAAAACGAAGTAGATCTTGCTATTGATGCACTCAAAACTGCAATTCGAATTTTCCCAAATTATCCAGAAGCTTACAACAATCTAGGTTCATTTTTGATAATGAAAAAAGATTATGCACTTGCAGAAAGATGCTTCTTCACAGCTTTACAACTAAGACCATATTACGGAAAAGCGCATATGAACCTTGGTCGGCTTTACCTGGAAAAAGGTGAGGGTGAGAAAGCGTACCAATGCTTTTTGAGCTCAGTAAAAGGCGACTTAGATAATGCACTTGGATATCAAATACTTGGTGAAGCATGTATAAAAATGCAAAAGTACAAAGAAGGTGCAGTAGCTTTTGAAACAGCTATAAGCAAAGGATCATCTAATCCTCAAACATATTTTAATCTTGCAAACTGTTACTTTATGGTAAATGATTTGGACAAAGCAGAAAATATTTATGAAAAGTTAACTCAAGCTGAGCCACAAAACTCACAATACATTTATAATTTAGCTGAAACAAAATTGAAAAGAGAAAACTACGTAGCAGCGCTTGATGCATTTAACAAAGCAAAAAATCTTCCAAATGCTATTGCAAACAGTCACTTACGAATTGCGCTTTGCCTAGAAAAATTGGGTCGCACAGACGAAGCAAAAAATTATTTAAAACAATTAACAAACATCGCCGGCGCACCTGATTGGTTTAAGCTTGCTGCAAACAATGAACTCAACCGAATTGGAAATTCAAAAAACAATTCGAATGTTAGAATTGCATAGAGTAAGAATCTAAAAACAACAACAAAAAAGCTAAGTCTAAAAATTTTTTAGACTTAGCTTTTTTCACATAACCACTTATCAAAATAAAGAGAGATAATGAAGAAAATTTTTAAGTTTTTAATTTTTACATTCTTTATTTTTCAGTCGCAAATTTTGCCGATGAAAATTGATCGCGTCATTTTATCCACAAACACAAATCACACCTACATCGACTTTTGGCCATTGATTGCAAAAACATGGAGCAAGGTTTTCGGAATTAAACCAACGCTTGCATTAATCTGTGATGGTGAATACAAAATAGATGAATCGCTTGGAGATGTAATAAAATTTCAACCAATCGAAGGTGTACCTGCCGGTTTTCAAGCGCAAGTTATAAGATTATTTATGCCACTTTATTTTCCCGATGAAACGGTTTTGATCTCAGACATCGATATGTTACCAATCAATAAAGAGTATTTTTTAGATTACGTAAAAACATTTTCTGATGATCAATTTTTGATATTTAGTGACAAAGGTTACGGCCCTATCATGGGCAGCCTTCCCGCATATCCAATGTGTTTTAATATCGCAAAAGGAAAAACATTCCAAGACATTTTTCAAATTTATGATGTGCGAAATATCCCAACAATTATCAAAAGTCTGTATGAAAAAGCGGCAATTTTAAATGTGGATCATGACCTAAAAACAAAAATGATTTGGATGACTGATGAATTAACACTCGGCGCTCGCATCACAGCATGGGACAAATATGAAAGCAAAGTGGTTAAACGCGGACATTCGTTTGACAGATTAGTTGAGAGAGGAAATTGGACATACGACAAAACTCTTTTAAAAATAGGATTTTATAGCGCCGCACATCTTCCTCGACCTTACACCGATCCAGAAGCGCGCAAACAAATTGATCAATTATTAAAAGATATAGGTTTCGACAAAATTGTAGAATAAAAGAAGGGCGCAAAATTGCGCCCTTTTAAAGTTTAATTGTCGAAGATTAATTTAAATAGCGCTTCATTGAAGCATCTTCTCTAGCGTCTCGCGACCTACTTCAAATAAAAAAACCGAACCATCTCGACCACACTCTGTACACCCATGATTTCGGTAAACTGTTTGTGCTGGTAGATTCCAAGCCAGTACCTTAAAAACAAAACCCCTTGTTTCTGGTTTCAATTTTTCTAAAAATAAACGAACTAAAATTTTAGCAAAACCACGATTTTGAGCACCAGGCACAAAAACCATTGTATCAAAATACACAGTATTTGGCACGTCTATAGGTCTTGTTTTAAGAAAGGCATAACCCAAAGGCTCTTGATTTTCATTCTTAACTATGACCACAAAAAAAATAGAATCCAAGAATTTTTCTGAATGTTGTTGCAGTTCTGATATTTCGTTTTGAAGGTATTCGTAAGCATCTTGCGTATAATATTCAACTCGCGCTTTTCGATCGGCATCAGTATCAGAAGGGTGTTTTTTTATGAATTCTATTGCATTTATCCGCCATTCTTTTGCTTCTTTCGGTAGACTCTCAATTATTTCGACATATTCTTTTTTAATTTGCAAAGTAGTGCGATCAAGTAAAAAATCTCGTGTAAGATCCGCAAATGCTTCTGCCCATACCGGCATTAGCGGTTTTTCCAAATTCAATACTTGTTCGTAACTGGTTGTTTTGTACCATTCAAAAGTAATTTTATTTCTAAGTCTGTCTTGCGTTGTAAAGGACCCTTGTTCCATGCCCAATAAACATGCAGGAAATAAAACAAAAACTAAAATTTGAATATGTTTTAAAATCGCCATAAAAATAATCCTCTAATACCATAAAAAATTTATCCATCCAATAAACTCCTTGTACCAAATTAATAAAAAGATTTAAAGAAAACATAAAATCACACTTTTTCACTCTAAGTGTAAAGTCATTTTTACACTTGGAGCATCTAAGAGCTAAATGACTTTACACTTAGTAGAGTTTTAACTTACATGTCTATTTATTAAAGGCAGAAAAACAAAACCTATAGAATTGGTCCCACACAAAAACCTTTGAAATTACAAAAGCCTTAAATTTTAACCATATTACCAAAGAAACATCCTTGATTTTTGACCATTTTTTGATCAAAACAACCTTGAATTTTAACCAAATAATTAAAGAAGCCTTTATGAAACGGCTAACAGATGATCAATTATTAAAAGATATTGGTTTCGATAAAATTGTAGAATAAAAGAAGGGCGCAACTTTGCGCCCTTTTAAATTGATATTTAGATAGACTTAAACGTCTAAGTTTTTTACAAAGACAGCTTTTTGTTCAATGTATAATTTACGTTCATCAACACAGTCACCCATCAAACCTGCAAACCACTGATCCGCTTTGATCGCATCTTCAATAGTAACTTGCAGTAACGTTCTGGTTTTTGGATCCATAGTAGTTTCCCAAAGCTGTTCTGGGTTCATTTCTCCAAGACCTTTATAACGCTGAATAGTCATCAAAGATTTTCCGGTTTTCACAATCGCATTACCAAGCTCTAAAATGCCGTTGCCTTTTTTGTCTACGTTTTTAGCCTGAACTTTCAAATCCCATTCAACATTTTCAAGAGCTTCAAGCGGCTTAAGCAGTTCTAATAACTTGGCAACATCTTCAAGTTCAAAAAATTTAACTGGCAATTCCCAAACTTTCTTCAATTGTTTAAATGTAATAACCGCTTTATGTTTGACTTCAGATTCAAGCGCCATATCACCTTCTATTTTTTCTTCCTGCATCCCGGAGATTGAGTATTCTTTAAAGTTTTCTACTAACTTATTAAAAATATCTTGAGTCTCAAATTTTCCAGGTTTCCAGTTAATAGATTGCAAGAACTTAACCATCTGATGACAGAACTGAGTTGTAATTTCTAAATTGTGGCTCAATTTCAAAATCGCATTATCATATTCGATGATACTTCCAAGCAGCTTTTTCCAATCATCATTTTCAAATTTCTTATTTTGAATTATCAATTCAGAATTATTTGCTGCCCAATCAAAAAGAAAAGCTTTTAACTCTGAATCATCTTTTAGATAACGCTCAACTTTGCCAACTTTTGCTTTATACAAAGGTGGTTGTGCAATATACAAATATCCTTTATCAATTAATGGGAGCATATGTCGAAAGAAAAATGTTAAAAGAAGAATTCGAATATGTGCTCCATCGACATCAGCATCTGTCATTATTATTATTTTGTGATAGCGAACTTTGCTACTATCAAATTCTTCATTACCGACGCCTGCGCCGATAGCAGTAATCAAATCTTTTATTTCATTGTTGTTTAACATTTTATCAAGACGCGCTTTTTCAACATTTATTATTTTACCTTTTAGAGGCAAAATAGCTTGAGTAAATCTGTCTCGACCTTGTTTTGCTGAACCGCCTGCAGAATCTCCCTCTACAATGTATATTTCTGTATTTTCTGGATTATCATCTGAACAATCAGCAAGCTTACCAGGAAGCACTGAAAACTCCAAAACAGATTTACGTCGCGTAAGTTCTCTTGCTTTTTTCGCCGCGTTTCGTGCTTGTTGAGCCAAAATAGATTTTTGAATAATTTTTTTTGCAATATTTGGATTTTCTTCAAAATATGTTTCAAGCAATGCATACATCCAAGAATCGACAACACCTTTGACCTCGGAGTTACCAAGCTTACCTTTTGTCTGTCCTTCAAACTGAGGCTCTGGCACTTTGATACTCAAAACACAAACTAAACCTTCTCGAACATCTTCGCTTGAAAAGCTTCCATCTTTTAACAAATTAAGAGATTGTGCATAGCGATTGCATGCTTTTGTGAGAGCAGATTTAAAACCAGCTTCGTGAGTACCACCATCCATTGTTCTAATGTTATTTACAAAACTAAAAGTTTGCTCCGCATAACCATCATTGTACTGACAAGCAAAATCTAACATGTAAATTTCATCTTCTTTATGAAACTGAATAATTTCAGAAAAAATAGGAACCTTTTTGCTATTTATATGCTCTATAAAAGAAACAATTCCATTTTCAAAAAAGAAATCATGCTCTTGATTATTTTTTTCATCTTTTACTTCGATATTCAAACCTTTATTCAAGAATGCAAGTTCTCGCATTCTTGTTGAAATCGTTTCAAAATTAAATTCTGTATTTTCAAAAATTGTTGAATCAGGCATGAAGCGAATGTATGTTCCTCTCTTGTCTGTTTCGCCAACAACTTTTAGAGGTTCCTGCGGATCACCTTTTTTATAGAATTGCTGATAAATTTTGCCATCTCTAAAAATTTTAATTTCAAACCATTCTGATAAAGCGTTTACTACAGACACACCCACTCCGTGCAATCCACCAGAATATTTATATGTATCTTTATCAAATTTACCACCAGCATGAAGCTTGGTAAGAACAACTTGCGCAGTTGAAACATTTTCGGTTGGGTAAATTTCTGTAGGAATTCCGCGTCCATTATCCTCAACAGAACAAGACCCATCAGTCTCAAACCTAACAACAATATGATTACAATATCCTGCAAGCGCTTCGTCGACAGAGTTATCTACTACCTCGTAAATTAAATGATGCAAACCATCAATTCCTGTCGATCCGATATACATGGCTGGTCGCTTTCTAACCGCCTCAAGACCTTCCAAAACTTTAATAGATTTTGCACCGTATTCTGCACTTGTAGTACTTTTTTGATTAGCTAAATTTTTATTTTCTTTCATGTAAGCCCTTTTCGCTCCTCCAAAACAGAGACTTTATACTGTATTCAAAAGGTTTTTGCTATTATAACAAAGGAATAGATTATTTACTAATTTTCACCATTTTTATCCCCTTGAACCTTTATAAATTAACGCAAAATTAAATCGCGCAATTAGTTTTTAAAATAAAAGATATATACCTCTGTTTTTTAGCCTCTTTTATTTTTATACAAAAAACTAAAACATCCTTTTAAAAATGATGAAAACATATTTATGAAGAAAATCAATAATTTTAATTTCATAAACATTGCCCTAAAACAAGTGAAAAAAGCTTTTATTTGATTAATGTTTTTTGCAATTTAACCAAAAATCGATAACAATCATAAAATTTACTCTTTAGATAAGACAAACCCTTTATTTTTTATTTTCAAGGATGCTACACTAAACATGTTGTAATATATCGATTTATAGTTAATAAAAAGGATTAAATATGAAATTTAATAAGATACTTTTAACAGCTTTAGCTTTTTCAACAATTTGTTCATTAGTTGTTGCAAAAAATATAAGCGTCACAAATAACACCAATAGAACAGTAACAAGCTTGCGAATAAAAGCAAAAGATGGCGAACATAAGATAGTTAAAAAATATCAGAATATAGCCGCAGAACAAACAATCGTTGCAGAAATTCCCGATACAGCAACAGTTAAAAAAATTCGCGCAGATCTTCCAGCTATAAATGCAAATGAAATTGCAAGAATTGGGCAGGATAAATCGGGACAAACCAAAGAACAAAAACAAATAGCAAGAAGAGATAAGTTTGTAACCACAGCAAGAGAAAAAGATGCTGAAATCTTAAACGGTACATCTTTTTCAATACAACAAAAAAATCCTTCTGAAATCAGCGAAAATAGACATTTATTCAAAATCGTAAAAACAAATTAAACTTATTTATAATTTGTTGTAAATTGAGGGTCGATATTTTCAATCGACCCTCAATTTTTTATTAAATATTTAAAAATATGAAAAATAATAACACACACGAATTTTTTATGAATATTGCCCTAAAAGAAGCTAAAAAAGCTTTAAAAATAGGGGAAGT from Candidatus Dependentiae bacterium includes:
- a CDS encoding tyrosine--tRNA ligase — encoded protein: MNNLNELLQTLTKGCQQVLPREDFEKKLKSGKKLKIKFGADPTAPDLHLGHAIVLRKMRQFQDLGHEIIFIIGDFTAKIGDPTGKSKTRPPLSNEQIAENAKTYLNQVGKVLDLKKMKIVFNSEWMSKFSFEDFIKIAGKVTLARLIEREDFQKRLSENAPIGFHELFYPMIQAYDSVHLQADVELGGTDQTFNLLFGRFLQEQYEQEAQIIMTMPILEGLDGKLKMSKSYGNYVGLTEDPSNAYGKLMSISDELMWRYFSLLLEYPANKVEQLKSDVKSEKLHPMALKKRMAFEIISTFWSESDAKESQEKFEALFQNRDYSQAAEVILDKSVANPIWIVELLKHLKAVASSSEARRLIESGAVKIDDEKIVDFKAQINWQRGMTIKVGKHRIYKIS
- a CDS encoding site-2 protease family protein; the protein is MDYFTHQQIAVFIYSTIVFLFSAAVHEYCHALAATLYGDDLPTLDGRLTLNPLAHFDILGFFALFVFGIGWAKPVRYNPFNLRNPRFNSVVIALVGPFSNLVLAILSLFILKYLPILGISNEALVMTLTDLLQYAFSINVMLFVLNMLPIPALDGSNIITSYFPEPIAQFYWFLQPYGYLILMILLTIPYSLGIYLYLMNFISSFLFHLVF
- the gyrB gene encoding DNA topoisomerase (ATP-hydrolyzing) subunit B, which produces MKENKNLANQKSTTSAEYGAKSIKVLEGLEAVRKRPAMYIGSTGIDGLHHLIYEVVDNSVDEALAGYCNHIVVRFETDGSCSVEDNGRGIPTEIYPTENVSTAQVVLTKLHAGGKFDKDTYKYSGGLHGVGVSVVNALSEWFEIKIFRDGKIYQQFYKKGDPQEPLKVVGETDKRGTYIRFMPDSTIFENTEFNFETISTRMRELAFLNKGLNIEVKDEKNNQEHDFFFENGIVSFIEHINSKKVPIFSEIIQFHKEDEIYMLDFACQYNDGYAEQTFSFVNNIRTMDGGTHEAGFKSALTKACNRYAQSLNLLKDGSFSSEDVREGLVCVLSIKVPEPQFEGQTKGKLGNSEVKGVVDSWMYALLETYFEENPNIAKKIIQKSILAQQARNAAKKARELTRRKSVLEFSVLPGKLADCSDDNPENTEIYIVEGDSAGGSAKQGRDRFTQAILPLKGKIINVEKARLDKMLNNNEIKDLITAIGAGVGNEEFDSSKVRYHKIIIMTDADVDGAHIRILLLTFFFRHMLPLIDKGYLYIAQPPLYKAKVGKVERYLKDDSELKAFLFDWAANNSELIIQNKKFENDDWKKLLGSIIEYDNAILKLSHNLEITTQFCHQMVKFLQSINWKPGKFETQDIFNKLVENFKEYSISGMQEEKIEGDMALESEVKHKAVITFKQLKKVWELPVKFFELEDVAKLLELLKPLEALENVEWDLKVQAKNVDKKGNGILELGNAIVKTGKSLMTIQRYKGLGEMNPEQLWETTMDPKTRTLLQVTIEDAIKADQWFAGLMGDCVDERKLYIEQKAVFVKNLDV